The following proteins come from a genomic window of Candidatus Methylocalor cossyra:
- a CDS encoding Uma2 family endonuclease, with amino-acid sequence MNVNAHPLPSRHRFTVEDYHRLGEAGVLSEDDRVELIEGEIIDMAPIGSDHAGLVTRLNRVLVRAVGDRALVSVQNPIRLTDQSEPQPDFALLKPRADDYRTNLPTPSEVLWVIEVADTSLAYDRSVKVPLYARHGIPEVWLIDLAGQAVEVFLDPAAEGYREVRRYGPADRLRPALLPDLEVDLAAVLG; translated from the coding sequence ATGAATGTAAACGCTCACCCTCTGCCCAGCCGCCATAGGTTCACGGTCGAGGACTACCACCGCCTGGGGGAAGCGGGCGTCTTGTCCGAGGACGATCGGGTGGAACTGATCGAGGGGGAGATCATCGACATGGCGCCGATTGGCAGCGATCATGCCGGGCTGGTGACCCGGTTAAACCGGGTCTTGGTGCGAGCCGTTGGGGATCGGGCTCTGGTTTCGGTCCAAAACCCCATTCGATTGACCGATCAGTCGGAACCGCAACCCGATTTTGCGTTACTCAAACCGCGGGCCGATGATTACCGAACCAATCTGCCTACACCTTCGGAGGTTTTGTGGGTCATCGAAGTGGCCGACACCTCCCTGGCGTATGACCGCTCAGTCAAGGTGCCCCTGTACGCCCGCCACGGCATCCCGGAAGTCTGGCTGATCGATCTGGCGGGCCAGGCCGTCGAGGTGTTCCTGGACCCTGCGGCCGAGGGCTATCGCGAGGTGCGCCGGTATGGCCCTGCCGACCGCCTCCGGCCGGCGCTGCTGCCGGACCTCGAGGTCGATCTGGCGGCGGTGCTGGGCTGA
- a CDS encoding cysteine hydrolase family protein, producing the protein MATVRSGNKGVLLVVDMQAGVLNGTWDTARIVGNVSRAVERARTLGVPVIWVQHADEELVRGSPEWQWVHGLAPAKDEPVIEKRFNSSFEQTTLEEELARLGATHIVLGGAASNWCVRATAYAALDRGYDLTLIRDGHTTQTMELDDGMRIEAPRIIDELNAVMTWVRYPGRTSGTATAEQVEFGIPGGKAGSADGEHRDRTSVPGSS; encoded by the coding sequence ATGGCGACCGTACGTTCAGGCAACAAGGGAGTCCTGCTGGTCGTCGACATGCAGGCGGGCGTCCTCAACGGCACGTGGGACACAGCCCGGATCGTCGGCAACGTGTCGCGCGCCGTGGAGAGGGCCCGCACCCTGGGTGTGCCCGTGATCTGGGTGCAGCACGCGGATGAGGAGCTGGTCCGCGGCAGCCCCGAGTGGCAGTGGGTGCACGGCCTGGCGCCGGCGAAGGATGAGCCCGTGATTGAGAAGCGTTTCAACTCGTCCTTCGAGCAGACGACGCTCGAAGAGGAGCTGGCCAGGCTGGGTGCGACCCACATCGTGCTGGGCGGCGCAGCGTCAAACTGGTGCGTCCGCGCCACCGCCTACGCCGCCTTGGACCGTGGCTATGACCTGACGCTCATCCGCGACGGCCACACCACGCAGACCATGGAGCTGGACGACGGGATGCGCATCGAGGCGCCACGGATCATCGACGAACTCAACGCCGTCATGACATGGGTGCGCTATCCCGGCCGCACCAGCGGCACGGCCACGGCCGAGCAGGTCGAGTTCGGCATACCCGGCGGCAAGGCAGGAAGCGCAGACGGGGAACATCGCGACCGGACTTCCGTCCCCGGATCTTCGTGA
- a CDS encoding CcdB family protein: MAQFDVHRNSGRQRDAIPFVVVVQSALYNSSRRRVVVPLVRKDLLGSIPDPTFNPTFTLEGIEVVLHPLEIVSIPVGQLGAPVGSLADAGDHIIRAIDQLLSRAWA, translated from the coding sequence ATGGCCCAATTCGACGTTCACCGAAACAGCGGGCGCCAGCGCGATGCCATCCCGTTCGTAGTGGTGGTCCAATCCGCGTTGTACAACTCCTCGCGGCGCCGGGTCGTGGTCCCGCTGGTGCGCAAGGACCTGCTCGGCAGCATTCCCGATCCCACCTTTAATCCCACCTTCACCCTGGAAGGGATCGAGGTCGTCCTCCACCCGTTGGAGATCGTTTCCATTCCGGTCGGACAGTTGGGGGCTCCGGTGGGCTCGCTGGCGGATGCGGGCGATCACATCATTCGAGCGATCGACCAATTGCTGAGCCGTGCCTGGGCCTGA
- a CDS encoding RNA-guided endonuclease InsQ/TnpB family protein, translating into MAYSLLSLGMDDREDHPEYAASFIPSSTTFEHNSLNIQGMLKNHKLARAVSDAGWGQFLTILKHKAEGAGVQFKEVSARGTSQTCPACGAVVKKTLAQRKHVCPCGYSAHRDQAAAQVILARGLLAGMRPVGLNADVGQHGPRSRLL; encoded by the coding sequence ATGGCGTATTCGCTCCTCTCGTTAGGAATGGATGACCGCGAAGACCATCCAGAATACGCCGCCTCCTTCATCCCCTCATCCACAACTTTCGAGCATAACTCCTTGAACATCCAAGGGATGCTCAAGAACCACAAGCTTGCCCGTGCGGTGTCGGATGCTGGCTGGGGCCAGTTTCTGACGATCCTGAAACACAAGGCGGAAGGTGCCGGTGTTCAGTTCAAAGAGGTTAGCGCGCGTGGCACGTCGCAAACCTGCCCTGCCTGCGGAGCGGTCGTCAAGAAGACCCTGGCGCAGCGCAAGCATGTTTGCCCGTGCGGTTACAGCGCGCACCGAGATCAAGCCGCCGCGCAAGTGATCCTTGCCCGTGGCTTGCTGGCCGGGATGCGGCCAGTGGGCCTCAATGCCGACGTTGGTCAGCATGGCCCAAGAAGCCGTCTGCTTTAG
- the tnpC gene encoding IS66 family transposase: MATTITLTADDYHTLLAERERLAQQLRAITVERDLLKERLDAYLRRFFAAKSEARPAAQGDLFLNEAEALAPAGTPVAEEVAAEGVEVAGPIRKKRGRKPLDPHLPRAIVRHELPESERVCAHDGTTLIEIGVEISEQLDLIPQHVRVIQHQRVKYACPCCDEGIQVSPAPARLIPKGLLSESALAWVVSAKYQDALPLYRQAALLGRFDGDLSRNTLAASIVRVGEAVQPIINLLRDHLLAADLVLGDETVIQVLKEPGRAAQSKSYLWAQMTGSGPPIRLFAYAPGRGGGQASSLYAGIKAGAVLMSDGYEVYNAIAAANGLTHLGCWAHARRYFIEAEAAIPKAARGPEQPATPFITAIGELYAIEREAQANDLAPQQRGPLRLARSRPVLASIEALLLRYLHSVTPNSLLGKALHYLSAQWPKLIRFVENGAWPIDNNLCENAIRPFVVGRRNWLFADTVGGAKASANLYSLIETCKANRIEPYRYLVDLFRKLPSARTADDFEALLPWHLTKATVPIQSPTTSSHQAQGRR; the protein is encoded by the coding sequence ATGGCCACGACGATCACGCTCACCGCCGACGACTACCATACCTTGCTGGCCGAGCGCGAGCGTCTTGCGCAGCAACTGCGCGCCATCACCGTCGAGCGGGATTTGCTGAAGGAGCGGCTGGACGCCTACCTGCGCCGGTTCTTCGCGGCCAAGTCCGAGGCGCGCCCTGCCGCTCAGGGCGACCTGTTCCTGAACGAAGCCGAAGCCTTGGCGCCGGCCGGCACGCCGGTGGCCGAGGAAGTGGCAGCCGAGGGCGTCGAGGTGGCCGGCCCTATCCGCAAGAAACGCGGCCGCAAGCCGCTCGACCCCCATCTGCCGCGCGCGATCGTGCGCCATGAGTTGCCCGAATCCGAGCGGGTCTGTGCCCATGACGGCACGACACTGATCGAGATCGGCGTCGAGATCAGCGAGCAACTCGACCTCATTCCCCAGCACGTCCGCGTCATTCAGCATCAGCGCGTGAAGTATGCCTGTCCGTGCTGTGACGAGGGCATCCAGGTCTCCCCGGCGCCGGCGCGCCTCATCCCCAAGGGCTTGCTCAGCGAATCGGCGCTGGCCTGGGTGGTCAGCGCGAAATACCAGGATGCCCTGCCGCTGTATCGGCAGGCCGCCCTGTTGGGCCGTTTCGACGGCGATCTGTCGCGGAACACGCTGGCGGCGAGCATCGTGCGGGTGGGCGAAGCCGTCCAGCCGATCATCAACCTGCTGCGCGACCATCTGCTCGCGGCCGATCTGGTATTGGGTGACGAGACGGTCATTCAGGTGCTCAAGGAGCCGGGGCGGGCGGCCCAGAGCAAAAGCTACCTGTGGGCGCAGATGACCGGTTCGGGACCGCCGATTCGGCTGTTCGCCTATGCCCCCGGGCGCGGGGGAGGCCAGGCCAGTTCGCTGTATGCCGGGATCAAGGCCGGTGCGGTGCTGATGAGCGACGGCTATGAGGTCTATAACGCCATTGCCGCGGCCAACGGCTTGACGCATCTGGGCTGCTGGGCGCATGCCCGGCGTTACTTCATCGAAGCGGAGGCGGCGATTCCGAAGGCTGCCCGCGGACCGGAGCAGCCGGCGACGCCGTTTATTACGGCCATCGGCGAACTCTATGCGATTGAGCGTGAGGCTCAGGCGAACGACCTTGCCCCCCAGCAGCGTGGGCCGCTCCGCCTGGCGCGCAGTCGGCCGGTGCTGGCAAGCATCGAAGCGCTGCTGTTGCGGTATCTGCACAGCGTGACGCCGAACAGCTTGCTGGGCAAGGCGCTGCATTACCTCTCGGCGCAGTGGCCGAAACTGATCCGATTCGTGGAGAACGGCGCCTGGCCGATCGACAACAACCTTTGCGAGAACGCGATCCGTCCCTTCGTCGTGGGTCGCCGCAACTGGCTGTTCGCCGATACCGTCGGCGGCGCCAAGGCCAGTGCCAATCTCTACTCGCTGATCGAGACTTGCAAGGCCAATCGTATCGAGCCCTACCGCTATCTCGTCGACCTGTTCCGGAAACTGCCATCGGCTAGAACCGCCGACGACTTCGAGGCTCTATTGCCCTGGCATCTCACCAAGGCGACGGTCCCTATTCAATCGCCTACAACCTCGTCTCACCAGGCTCAAGGACGTCGTTAA
- a CDS encoding transposase, producing the protein MGEDKVIRLKSSGTPGAVEDPLTEVWREGARRLLVSAIEAEVESFLEQFREEKTTEGLNRMVRNGRLPSRTIQTGIGDIEVSVPRVRDRAGKVRFSSSILPPYLRRTKTVEGLLPWLYLKGISTGEFQEALTVLLGKDAPGLSASTISRLKESWKEEHRRWARRDLSNRHYVYLWVDGIHFGVRMEDAAQCVLVVIGATADGKKVLSVYRPKYPKAVACLEKDRDALLTFYDFPAEHWIHLRTTNPIESTFATVRLRTARTRGCVSRESILAMVFMLVKSAERHWRKLNGIPRLAQVIEGVVFKDGVREDAEKIAA; encoded by the coding sequence ATGGGTGAAGATAAAGTCATTCGGTTGAAGAGTTCAGGGACACCGGGAGCCGTGGAGGATCCCTTGACCGAGGTGTGGCGGGAAGGAGCCCGGCGGTTGCTGGTGTCGGCCATCGAAGCGGAAGTAGAGTCGTTCCTCGAACAGTTTCGGGAGGAGAAGACGACCGAGGGGTTGAACCGCATGGTCCGCAATGGTCGCCTGCCGAGCCGAACGATCCAGACCGGCATCGGCGACATCGAGGTGTCGGTGCCCCGAGTCCGCGATCGGGCAGGGAAGGTCCGCTTCAGCTCGTCGATTCTGCCGCCGTACCTCAGGCGGACGAAGACGGTGGAGGGGTTGCTGCCCTGGCTGTATCTGAAGGGCATTTCGACGGGAGAGTTTCAGGAAGCCTTGACGGTGCTGTTGGGCAAGGACGCACCGGGCTTGTCGGCGAGCACGATCAGCCGGTTGAAGGAGAGCTGGAAAGAAGAGCATCGCCGCTGGGCGCGTCGGGACCTGTCGAACCGGCACTATGTGTACCTGTGGGTGGATGGTATCCATTTCGGAGTGCGGATGGAGGATGCTGCGCAATGCGTGCTAGTGGTCATTGGGGCCACGGCGGACGGCAAGAAGGTTCTAAGCGTGTACCGGCCCAAGTATCCCAAAGCCGTGGCATGCCTGGAGAAGGACCGTGATGCGCTGCTGACTTTCTACGATTTCCCGGCCGAGCATTGGATTCACCTGAGGACCACCAACCCCATCGAATCCACCTTTGCCACGGTGCGGCTCAGAACCGCCAGGACTCGAGGCTGTGTATCCCGGGAAAGTATTCTGGCCATGGTGTTCATGCTGGTGAAAAGCGCCGAGCGACACTGGCGGAAACTGAATGGGATTCCCCGGCTGGCGCAGGTCATCGAGGGAGTCGTGTTCAAGGATGGAGTACGGGAAGACGCCGAGAAAATCGCTGCCTGA
- a CDS encoding type II toxin-antitoxin system CcdA family antitoxin, whose product MKTVIHAQTRKRPVNLTLNEDLVRQAKQLTSNLSGVVETLLAEYVERERQRRLEQADRVTATIELWNAFEEQRGAFADEYSTL is encoded by the coding sequence ATGAAGACCGTCATCCACGCCCAGACCCGTAAACGTCCTGTCAATTTGACGCTGAACGAAGACTTGGTAAGGCAGGCCAAGCAATTGACCTCCAACCTCTCCGGGGTCGTCGAAACTTTGCTGGCCGAATATGTCGAGCGTGAACGCCAACGCCGGCTGGAGCAAGCGGATCGGGTAACCGCGACGATCGAGCTGTGGAATGCCTTTGAAGAACAGCGGGGGGCGTTTGCGGACGAGTATTCGACGCTCTGA